A genomic region of Mycolicibacterium poriferae contains the following coding sequences:
- the mraY gene encoding phospho-N-acetylmuramoyl-pentapeptide-transferase → MRQILIAVGIALAVSILLTPVLIRLFTRQGFGHEIREDGPPSHHKKRGTPSMGGVAIVAGIWASYFGTHLVGVLIDGKGPSASGLLVLGLATALGAVGFLDDLIKIRRSRNLGLNKTAKTIGILVAAVLFGLLALQFRNGDGLTPGSAELSYVREIATVTLAPAVFVLFCVVIVSAWSNAVNFTDGLDGLAAGAMAMVCAAYVLITFWQFRNACATSPGVGCYNVRDPLDLAIIAAATAGACIGFLWWNAAPAKIFMGDTGSLALGGIIAGLSVTSRTEMLAVVLGALFVAEVTSVVVQILAFRTTGRRVFRMAPFHHHFELVGWAETTVIIRFWLLTAIACGLGVALFYSEWLTTVGA, encoded by the coding sequence ATGAGACAGATCCTCATCGCCGTCGGGATCGCCCTGGCGGTGTCGATCCTGCTGACCCCGGTGCTGATCCGGCTGTTCACCCGGCAGGGGTTCGGCCACGAGATTCGCGAGGACGGCCCGCCCAGCCACCACAAGAAGCGCGGCACCCCGTCGATGGGCGGGGTCGCGATCGTGGCCGGCATCTGGGCCAGCTACTTCGGCACGCACCTGGTGGGCGTGCTGATCGACGGGAAGGGCCCGTCTGCCTCGGGTCTGCTCGTGCTGGGCCTGGCCACCGCGCTGGGCGCCGTCGGATTCCTCGACGACCTGATCAAGATCCGCCGATCCCGCAACCTGGGGCTGAACAAGACGGCCAAGACCATCGGCATCCTCGTGGCCGCCGTGTTGTTCGGGCTGCTGGCGCTGCAGTTCCGCAACGGTGACGGGCTGACCCCGGGCAGCGCAGAATTGTCCTACGTCCGCGAGATCGCCACGGTGACGTTGGCGCCGGCGGTGTTCGTGCTGTTCTGCGTGGTCATCGTGTCGGCATGGTCGAACGCGGTGAACTTCACCGACGGCTTGGACGGCCTGGCCGCCGGCGCCATGGCGATGGTGTGCGCGGCGTACGTGTTGATCACGTTCTGGCAGTTCCGCAACGCCTGCGCGACCAGCCCCGGCGTCGGCTGCTACAACGTGCGCGACCCGCTGGACCTGGCGATCATCGCCGCCGCCACTGCCGGGGCGTGCATCGGGTTCCTGTGGTGGAACGCCGCGCCGGCCAAGATCTTCATGGGCGATACCGGGTCGCTGGCGCTGGGCGGGATCATCGCCGGGCTGTCGGTCACCAGCCGCACCGAGATGCTGGCCGTGGTGCTCGGTGCGTTGTTCGTCGCCGAGGTGACCTCGGTGGTCGTGCAGATCCTGGCCTTCCGCACCACCGGCCGGCGGGTGTTCCGAATGGCGCCGTTTCACCACCATTTCGAGCTGGTGGGGTGGGCCGAGACGACGGTCATCATCCGGTTCTGGCTGCTCACCGCCATCGCCTGTGGTCTGGGTGTGGCTCTGTTCTACAGCGAGTGGCTGACCACCGTCGGTGCCTGA
- a CDS encoding UDP-N-acetylmuramoyl-tripeptide--D-alanyl-D-alanine ligase: protein MIALTLTEVADIVGGRLADITPEAAARTRVTGTVEFDSRAVTPGGLFLALPGARSDGHDFAAAAVDAGAVAVLAARPVGVPAIVVDPAAHPGAADVGAGVLEHDADGSGAAVLAALARLAKAVAGRLAAGRLTIIGLTGSSGKTSTKDLIAAVLAPLGEVIAPPGSFNNELGHPWTVLRATESTDFLVLEMSARHPGNIAALADIATPSIAAVLNVGTAHLGEFGSREAIAATKSELPQAVPSSGVVILNADDAIVAAMAAKTAARIVRVGRAGGDGVDLWADGVTLDPLARAQFTLHHAGSTVPVSLAVHGDHQVSNALCAAAVALECGATLEQVATALASAGPASANRMQVSTRPDGVTIINDAYNANPDSMGAGLKALAWMSRDGASRRRSWAVLGEMAELGEEAISEHDRIGRLAVRLDVSRLIVVGTGRPMSAMLHGAVMEGSWGSEATAVADAGAALDLLRAELRPGDVVLVKASNSAGLGTLADTLAAEGAGDAG, encoded by the coding sequence GTGATCGCGTTGACGTTGACCGAGGTCGCCGACATCGTCGGCGGCCGCCTGGCCGACATCACCCCGGAGGCCGCGGCGCGCACCCGTGTCACCGGCACCGTGGAGTTCGACTCCCGGGCGGTGACGCCCGGCGGGCTGTTCCTGGCGCTGCCCGGTGCCCGCAGCGACGGCCACGATTTCGCGGCGGCCGCGGTGGACGCCGGGGCGGTCGCGGTCCTGGCGGCCCGGCCGGTAGGGGTGCCGGCCATCGTGGTCGATCCGGCCGCGCACCCCGGCGCTGCCGATGTGGGGGCCGGTGTCCTGGAACACGACGCCGACGGCTCCGGCGCCGCGGTGCTCGCGGCGCTGGCGCGGTTGGCCAAAGCTGTGGCAGGCCGGTTGGCGGCCGGGAGGCTGACCATCATCGGGCTCACCGGATCGTCGGGCAAGACCTCGACGAAAGACCTCATCGCCGCGGTACTCGCCCCGCTGGGCGAGGTGATCGCACCTCCTGGGTCGTTCAACAACGAGCTGGGCCACCCGTGGACGGTGCTGCGCGCGACCGAATCCACCGACTTCCTGGTGCTGGAGATGTCGGCCCGCCACCCCGGCAACATCGCGGCGTTGGCCGACATCGCGACGCCGTCGATCGCGGCCGTGCTCAACGTCGGCACCGCCCACCTCGGCGAGTTCGGTTCGCGCGAAGCCATTGCCGCGACGAAATCCGAGCTGCCGCAGGCGGTTCCGTCGTCCGGGGTGGTCATTCTCAACGCGGACGACGCCATCGTGGCCGCCATGGCAGCCAAGACGGCCGCCCGGATCGTGAGGGTGGGCAGAGCCGGTGGCGACGGGGTCGACCTGTGGGCCGACGGGGTCACCCTCGATCCGCTCGCCCGCGCGCAGTTCACGCTTCACCACGCCGGTTCCACGGTGCCGGTCTCGCTGGCCGTGCACGGCGACCATCAGGTGTCCAACGCGCTGTGCGCGGCCGCCGTCGCGCTGGAGTGCGGCGCCACCCTCGAGCAGGTGGCGACCGCGTTGGCCTCCGCGGGCCCCGCCTCGGCGAACCGGATGCAGGTCAGCACGCGCCCCGACGGCGTGACGATCATCAACGACGCCTACAACGCCAACCCCGACTCGATGGGCGCCGGCCTCAAGGCGCTGGCGTGGATGAGTCGGGACGGTGCGTCCAGACGCCGCAGTTGGGCGGTGCTGGGAGAGATGGCCGAGTTGGGGGAGGAGGCGATATCCGAGCACGACCGCATCGGCCGGCTGGCGGTGCGCTTAGATGTCAGTCGACTCATCGTTGTCGGAACCGGGAGGCCTATGAGCGCGATGCTCCATGGAGCGGTCATGGAGGGCTCGTGGGGTTCCGAGGCCACTGCGGTCGCCGATGCCGGTGCCGCGCTGGACCTGCTGCGCGCCGAACTGCGCCCGGGTGACGTCGTGCTGGTCAAGGCCTCCAACTCTGCCGGGCTGGGGACGCTGGCAGACACGTTGGCCGCCGAGGGTGCAGGGGATGCCGGATGA
- a CDS encoding UDP-N-acetylmuramoyl-L-alanyl-D-glutamate--2,6-diaminopimelate ligase: protein MNLRPAHPVGLPLDAVAELVSPGAAAAARRDVTVTGVTLRGQDARPGDLFAALPGARSHGAVFAAEAVAAGAVAVLTDEAGAAELGDLGTPVLVHPSPRSVLGGVAAAVYGEPSTKLRVIGVTGTSGKTTTSYLVEAGLRAADRVAGLIGTVGIRIDGRDEPATLTTPEAPDLQALLAVMVERGVDTVVMEVSSHALTLGRVDAVSFAVGGFTNLSRDHLDFHPTMEDYFEAKARLFDSASSTHAAESIVCIDDDWGRAMAKRAHRAVTVGTTGPADWRVESVAADGQGRQDFVVVDPAGVHHTLQIGLPGAFNVANCALAVALLDAVGVSPEQAAPGLKSATVPGRLEPVDRGQPFLAVVDYAHKPGALRAVLQTLRDQCRGRLAVVVGAGGDRDPGKRTPMGEVAAELADLVVVTDDNPRNEDPAAIRAAVLAGASAAPQLVEIGDRRAAIAYAVAWAQPDDVVLIAGKGHESGQTSGGQTRPFDDRDELTRALEAQMTWGARP from the coding sequence ATGAATCTGCGCCCCGCTCACCCCGTCGGTCTGCCCCTCGACGCGGTCGCCGAGTTGGTGTCCCCGGGCGCGGCCGCTGCAGCTCGCCGGGACGTCACCGTCACTGGAGTGACGTTGCGCGGTCAGGACGCCCGCCCGGGTGACCTCTTCGCGGCGCTGCCCGGGGCCCGGTCCCACGGCGCGGTGTTCGCCGCCGAGGCGGTGGCCGCCGGGGCCGTCGCCGTGCTGACCGACGAGGCCGGCGCCGCCGAACTCGGCGATCTGGGCACCCCGGTGCTGGTGCACCCGTCGCCGCGCTCGGTGCTCGGCGGCGTCGCCGCCGCGGTGTACGGCGAGCCGTCGACGAAGCTGCGCGTCATCGGCGTCACCGGCACATCGGGCAAGACCACCACCAGTTACCTCGTCGAAGCCGGGTTGCGGGCGGCCGACCGGGTGGCCGGACTCATCGGGACCGTCGGCATCCGCATCGACGGACGCGACGAGCCCGCCACGTTGACCACCCCCGAGGCGCCCGATCTGCAGGCGCTGCTGGCGGTGATGGTGGAGCGCGGGGTGGACACCGTGGTGATGGAGGTGTCCAGCCACGCGCTCACGCTGGGTCGGGTCGACGCGGTGTCCTTCGCTGTCGGCGGGTTCACCAACCTGTCCAGGGACCATCTGGACTTTCACCCCACCATGGAGGATTACTTCGAGGCGAAGGCGCGGCTGTTCGACTCCGCGTCGAGCACGCACGCGGCGGAGTCGATCGTCTGCATCGACGACGACTGGGGCCGGGCGATGGCGAAACGCGCGCACCGCGCGGTCACCGTCGGCACGACCGGACCGGCCGACTGGCGGGTGGAATCGGTCGCCGCCGACGGGCAGGGCCGACAGGATTTCGTGGTCGTGGATCCAGCCGGGGTGCACCACACCCTGCAGATCGGCCTGCCCGGTGCGTTCAACGTGGCCAACTGTGCGCTGGCAGTCGCGCTGCTCGACGCCGTCGGTGTCTCCCCGGAGCAGGCCGCTCCGGGGCTCAAGAGCGCGACGGTGCCGGGCCGGTTGGAGCCGGTGGACCGCGGCCAGCCGTTCCTGGCCGTGGTCGACTACGCGCACAAGCCGGGCGCCCTGCGCGCGGTCCTGCAGACGCTGCGTGATCAGTGCCGCGGCCGCCTGGCCGTCGTCGTGGGTGCGGGCGGTGACCGTGACCCGGGTAAGCGGACACCGATGGGCGAAGTCGCCGCCGAGCTGGCCGACCTGGTCGTCGTCACCGACGACAATCCGCGCAACGAAGACCCGGCCGCGATCCGAGCCGCCGTGCTGGCGGGTGCCTCGGCCGCGCCGCAGCTCGTCGAGATCGGTGACCGCCGCGCGGCGATCGCCTATGCGGTGGCGTGGGCCCAGCCCGACGACGTGGTGCTGATCGCCGGTAAGGGCCACGAGTCGGGGCAGACCAGCGGTGGTCAGACCCGTCCGTTCGACGACCGTGACGAGCTCACCCGTGCGCTGGAGGCTCAGATGACGTGGGGAGCACGCCCGTGA
- a CDS encoding peptidoglycan D,D-transpeptidase FtsI family protein, with the protein MSRASGRGERSAPRAKSARKPNSSPSQERSARSRRTRQATPPQNGLRSASFVFRHRAGNAVIFLLLVIAAAQLFTLQVPRADGLRAEAAGQLKVTDIDPALRGSIVDRDNDKLAFTIEARALTFQPVRVRKQLQEAFDEAQADGADAVDPQQRLRDIAAEVASKLNNKPDSATVLKKLRSDETFVYLARAVDPAIADAITSDYPEVGAERQDLRQYPGGVLAANVVGGIDWDGHGLLGLEDSMDAVLAGTDGSVTYDRGSDGVVIPGSYRNRHDAVNGSTLQLTLDDDIQFYVQQQVQLAKDASGAKNASAVVLDAKTGEVLAMSNDNTFNPAQDISRQENRQLGNLPVTSPFEPGSVNKIVTAATAIDMGLTTPDEVLQVPGSINMGGVNVKDAWSHGVMPYTTTGVFGKSSNVGTLMLAQRIGPERYAEMLRKFGLGQRTDVGLPGESAGLVPPIDQWSGSTFSNLPIGQGLSMTLLQMTGMYQAIANDGVRIPPRIVKATIEPDGTRSEEPRPEGVQVVSAQTARTVRDMFRSVVQRDPRGVQQGTGPQAAVEGYQIAGKTGTAQQINPGCGCYYDDVYWITFAGMAPADEPRYVIGVMLDAPHRAADGSPGTSAAPLFHSIASWLLQRENVPLSADPGAPLILQAD; encoded by the coding sequence ATGAGCCGCGCTTCCGGTCGCGGCGAGCGCAGCGCACCCCGCGCCAAGTCCGCCAGGAAGCCCAACTCGTCGCCCAGTCAGGAGCGGTCGGCGCGGTCGCGACGCACCCGGCAGGCCACACCGCCGCAGAACGGCCTGCGCAGCGCGTCGTTCGTGTTCCGGCACCGGGCGGGCAACGCCGTCATCTTTCTGCTTCTGGTGATCGCGGCCGCCCAACTCTTCACCCTGCAGGTTCCGCGTGCCGACGGACTGCGTGCCGAAGCCGCCGGGCAGCTGAAGGTCACCGACATCGATCCCGCGCTGCGCGGATCCATCGTCGACCGCGACAACGACAAACTGGCCTTCACCATCGAGGCCCGGGCCCTGACGTTCCAGCCCGTCCGGGTGCGCAAACAGTTGCAGGAGGCCTTCGACGAGGCTCAGGCCGACGGTGCCGACGCGGTGGACCCGCAACAGCGTCTGCGCGACATCGCCGCCGAGGTGGCATCGAAGCTGAACAACAAACCCGACAGCGCCACCGTGCTCAAGAAGCTGCGCAGTGACGAGACCTTCGTGTACCTGGCCCGTGCGGTGGACCCGGCGATCGCCGACGCGATCACCTCCGACTACCCGGAGGTCGGCGCCGAACGCCAGGATCTGCGGCAGTACCCCGGTGGCGTGCTGGCGGCCAACGTCGTCGGCGGCATCGACTGGGACGGTCACGGTCTGCTCGGCCTCGAGGACTCGATGGACGCGGTGCTGGCCGGGACCGACGGTTCGGTCACCTACGACCGCGGATCAGACGGAGTGGTGATCCCGGGCAGCTACCGCAACCGCCACGACGCCGTGAACGGTTCGACGCTGCAGCTCACCCTCGACGACGACATCCAGTTCTACGTCCAGCAGCAGGTCCAGCTCGCCAAGGACGCGTCCGGCGCGAAGAACGCCTCGGCGGTGGTCCTCGACGCCAAGACCGGCGAAGTGCTGGCGATGAGCAACGACAACACCTTCAACCCCGCCCAGGACATCAGCCGCCAGGAGAATCGTCAGCTCGGCAACCTCCCGGTGACCTCGCCGTTCGAACCGGGTTCGGTGAACAAGATCGTCACCGCCGCGACGGCCATCGACATGGGGCTGACCACACCCGACGAGGTGCTGCAGGTGCCGGGCTCGATCAACATGGGCGGCGTCAACGTCAAGGACGCCTGGAGTCACGGGGTGATGCCCTACACCACCACGGGGGTGTTCGGGAAGTCCTCCAACGTCGGCACGCTGATGCTGGCTCAGCGGATCGGGCCGGAACGCTACGCCGAGATGCTGCGCAAGTTCGGGCTCGGGCAGCGCACCGATGTCGGGTTACCCGGTGAGAGCGCCGGCCTGGTCCCGCCGATCGATCAGTGGTCGGGCAGCACGTTCTCCAACCTGCCCATCGGTCAGGGCCTGTCGATGACGCTGCTGCAGATGACCGGCATGTACCAGGCCATCGCCAACGACGGGGTGCGCATCCCGCCGCGCATCGTCAAGGCGACCATCGAGCCGGACGGCACCCGCAGCGAGGAGCCGCGCCCGGAAGGCGTCCAGGTGGTGTCGGCCCAGACGGCGCGGACGGTGCGCGACATGTTCCGGTCGGTGGTGCAACGCGACCCGCGCGGCGTTCAGCAGGGCACCGGCCCCCAGGCGGCTGTCGAGGGCTACCAGATCGCGGGCAAGACCGGCACTGCGCAGCAGATCAACCCGGGCTGTGGGTGCTACTACGACGACGTCTACTGGATCACGTTCGCGGGCATGGCCCCGGCCGACGAACCCCGCTACGTCATCGGCGTGATGCTCGACGCGCCGCATCGGGCCGCCGACGGCAGCCCGGGCACATCGGCGGCACCGCTGTTCCACAGCATCGCTTCCTGGTTACTGCAGCGCGAGAACGTGCCGCTGTCGGCCGATCCGGGCGCCCCGTTGATTCTGCAGGCCGACTGA